From a single Opisthocomus hoazin isolate bOpiHoa1 chromosome 6, bOpiHoa1.hap1, whole genome shotgun sequence genomic region:
- the OMA1 gene encoding metalloendopeptidase OMA1, mitochondrial → MNIIYGLKLPGRNCVFLHLVSLTKQGKCNNLCRPYAGHCRTQANCTRDRHQRLYLSGNTRNCFLTGSPDSCRNFVSKGLGCLVNVPNTEVYKNTRHSLGRFGFQSSRPLEEKITSLHISSIGQVLLHFSAWNVQIIRSFRTSPSFQAAPVPLFWIIVKPAQKLFAIILGRSIRNWWKALPPNKRELFKESARKNKWKILLGVSSLGVLFVMFYFTHLEETPITGRARLLVFGKEHFRELSQLEYDMWMEEFKSKMLPETDALYQVVERVVGHLSESNKDIPQVAALKWVIHVVDEPGVNAFVLPNGQVFVFTGLLNAVSDIHQLSFILGHEIAHVVLEHAAEKASLVHFLDFLSLIFLTMIWAICPRDSLAVVGQWIQSKLQEFMFDRPYNRTLEAEADKVGLQLAAKACVDVRASSVFWQQMELAEIIQGQPKLPEWLSTHPSHENRAEHLDRLIPEALKIRESCNCPSLSGPDPRLIFRLNMQHLLESSKDQEPPNSAKQDLSKPKLDFPHTQKVEDMPVTFAVKPTN, encoded by the exons ATGAATATCATCTATGGTCTGAAGTTGCCGGGCAGGAACTGTGTTTTCTTACATTTGGTTTCTTTGACCAAGCAGGGGAAGTGCAATAATCTCTGTAGGCCTTATGCAGGACATTGCAGAACTCAAGCCAATTGTACACGAGATAGACACCAAAGGCTGTATTTGAGTGGAAATACTAGAAACTGTTTTTTGACTGGAAGCCCTGACTCCTGTAGAAACTTCGTCAGTAAAGGACTGGGGTGTCTTGTGAATGTTCCGAATACAGAAGTATACAAGAATACGCGTCACAGTTTAGGAAGGTTTGGTTTCCAGTCTTCTCGGCCACTGGAGGAGAAGATCACATCCCTCCACATCAGTTCTATAGGGCAAGTCctgctgcatttttctgcttggAATGTTCAGATCATCAGGTCTTTTCGCACATCACCATCATTTCAGGCTGCACCAGTTCCTCTATTCTGGATTATTGTTAAGCCAGCTCAGAAATTATTTGCTATCATACTTGGCAG GAGCATAAGAAATTGGTGGAAGGCACTTCCTCCTAATAAACGGgaactttttaaagaaagtgcaagaaaaaataaatggaagatACTCCTGGGTGTCAGTAGCTTAGGAGTTTTATTTGTCATGTTTTATTTTACTCACTTGGAGGAGACACCCATCACTGGGCGTGCTCGACTGTTGGTATTTGGAAAAGAGCACTTCAGGGAACTGTCACAGTTGGAATACGATATG tggatggAGGAATTCAAAAGTAAAATGTTACCTGAGACAGACGCACTCTATCAGGTTGTGGAGAGAGTTGTTGGCCATTTGTCTGAAAGCAATAAGGACATCCCACAGGTCGCGGCGCTCAAGTGGGTTATCCACGTGGTAGATGAACCAGGGGTAAATGCTTTTGTGCTTCCA AATGGGCAAGTGTTTGTTTTCACTGGATTGCTAAATGCAGTTTCTGATATTCATCAGCTGTCTTTCATTTTGGGACATGAAATAGCTCATGTTGTGCTGGAACATGCA GCAGAGAAAGCCAGCCTGGTTCACTTCTTGGATTTTCTATCGCTCATCTTTCTCACTATGATTTGGGCCATCTGTCCTCGTGATAGTTTGGCAGTTGTTGGCCAGTGGATTCAGAGCAAGTTGCAGGAG TTTATGTTTGATAGACCGTACAACAGAACACTGGAGGCTGAAGCTGATAAAGTGGGACTTCAGCTGGCAGCAAAG gCTTGTGTGGATGTAAGAGCAAGCAGCGTATTTTGGCAACAAATGGAATTAGCAGAAATCATTCAAGGGCAGCCCAAGTTACCGGAGTGGCTCTCCACACACCCTTCACATGAAAATAGAGCTGAGCACTTAGACCGGCTTATCCCCGAG GCTCTTAAAATAAGAGAGAGCTGCAATTGCCCATCTCTTTCTGGACCAGATCCTCGCCTCATTTTCAGACTTAACATGCAACATCTTCTGGAATCATCTAAAGATCAAGAACCCCCAAATTCTGCAAAGCAAGACCTCTCAAAACCAAAACTGGATTTTCCTCACACTCAAAAAGTGGAAGATATGCCAGTAACTTTTGCAGTTAAACCTACAAACTAA